One Bombus vancouverensis nearcticus chromosome 7, iyBomVanc1_principal, whole genome shotgun sequence DNA window includes the following coding sequences:
- the LOC117158554 gene encoding F-BAR domain only protein 2 isoform X3: MTVDFADYFWGEKNNGYDVLYHNMKHGAVASKELAEFLKERSTIEENNYKVLSKLAKQAGSSSSTQGTFAPVWAALRGAAEKLAGLHLQMAQRVTELIKDVSKYTDELHKKHKAVKEEESSTLEVVQSIQNITVTLHKAKDMRMQKGLELEKLRKDNASQKELEKAEIKFKKAQDDYKTLVDKYMGIRNDFQTKMTQTCRRFQYVEETHLKHMKEFLNIYADVLQSNHEQVGQVHIDFKRQCSDMTVDKLLEQFVQSKYTGFEKPGTFEYEEIITGLGEMTSHSQLESNVETPKETSKGANGETGVAGNIHSSKNDRGLKGEGCQVDEEKGTVQEKTNENLNERDRELSHAQATKASRRTTSLLNLFMSNSQDKQKQAGSGSAPATPQGNNLPPAVPPPSISRNPLRGSKWFLRSRREKRKEKKAKKKKDIVETSSNKEEKSDLEDKDDSRKSETPTPEVDEDGFCIRPKAEPWENEKGFYSSSDTDSEDERERKIRVEIKPLSNGGAPMSASVDELRATVENLSLSPAPTGRRGSNNDSDHHMKRSHTPSSASTPTGSHPYAPLQSPPPLSLSPTPQPQPPQSAPPTHPHPRFPDGDLFSEVGDITPALPPKQSASSTPTGSIIIPRPPSRRGEGPSPRGRMSPATISRADSVASLEFRTAGVGVGSSRGPSPLTIGLADTIPLAVAFHEIVHSYFRGTDETRCQVKLSGDMMLSFPAGIVAVLANNPSPAKLTFRVRNSNRLEKLFPNNQLVSMDATQTTVDSTIFEFNMSALTTLLRKQAEQNPSASYFNVDILKYQIKCKEGAGSCPFQLVAYWKCETTHTDLKIDYKYNSRAMASPSPLLNLHVAAPIDGGFKSLNSKPQAQWLQDTNRVLWKFTELSQHSEGNGVGSLKARVELAHGPGNQGTIFTQFNCEGTTLSGVEFELLGPGYRLSLVKRRFVSGKYICDGDSDSRSRYAAPPSNVD, translated from the exons ATGACTGTGGATTTCGCCGACTACTTTTGG GGCGAAAAGAATAATGGATATGACGTGTTATATCATAACATGAAGCATGGTGCAGTTGCAAGCAAGGAGTTGGCTGAGTTTCTGAAAGAACGATCAACcatagaagaaaataattataaggTTCTGAGTAAGCTAGCTAAACAAGCTGGCAGTAGCAGTAGTACACAAGGAACATTTGCACCTGTTTGGGCTGCCTTAAGAGGAGCAGCAGAAAAACTTGCTGGTTTGCACTTGCAAATGGCCCAAAGAGTGACTGAACTAATAAAAGATGTATCAAAATATACAGATGAATTACATAAGAAACACAAGGCT GTAAAAGAGGAAGAGTCATCTACCTTGGAAGTTGTGCAAAGTATACAGAATATTACTGTGACATTACATAAGGCAAAAGATATGCGTATGCAAAAGGGTCTTGAATTAGAAAAATTGCGGAAAGACAATGCCAGCCAAAAAGAATTAGAAAAAGCAGAAATTAAGTTTAAAAAAGCACAGGACGATTACAAAACTCTGGTTGATAAATATATGGGCATAAGAAATGATTTTCAAACCAAAATGACTCAAACATGCAGG CGATTCCAATATGTAGAGGAAACACACTTAAAGCATATGAAGGAGTTTTTAAACATCTATGCTGATGTTTTGCAGTCAAATCATGAACAAGTTGGTCAAGTTCATATTGATTTTAAACGGCAATGTTCAGACATGACAGTGGACAAATTATTAGAGCAATTTGTACAAAGCAAATATACAGGTTTTGAGAAACCAG GTACATTCGAATATGAAGAGATCATAACAGGTTTAGGAGAAATGACCAGTCATTCTCAGTTGGAAAGCAATGTTGAAACACCTAAGGAAACATCAAAAGGAGCTAATGGAGAAACAGGCGTTGCTGGTAACATTCACAGTTCAAAAAACGATCGGGGATTAAAAGGGGAGGGTTGTCAGGTGGATGAGGAAAAGGGGACGGTACAAgaaaaaacaaatgaaaatctGAATGAAAGAGACAGAGAATTGTCACATGCACAAGCCACCAAGGCTTCCCGGCGTACTACCTCGCTACTCAACCTGTTCATGTCCAACTCCCAGG ACAAACAGAAGCAAGCAGGGTCTGGTTCGGCACCTGCAACTCCTCAGGGGAACAACCTGCCTCCTGCTGTTCCACCTCCCAGCATCTCCAGGAACCCTCTCAGAGGATCTAAAT GGTTTCTTCGCAgcagaagagagaaaagaaaggaaaagaaggcgaaaaagaagaaggataTTGTGGAAACGAGCAGCAACAAAGAAGAAAAGTCTGACCT GGAGGATAAGGATGACAGTAGAAAGTCTGAAACACCGACACCGGAAGTAGATGAGGATGGTTTCTGTATTAGACCAAAAGCAGAGCCGTGGGAGAATGAGAAAGGATTTTATTCTAGCTCAGATACCGATTCCGAAGATGAGAGGGAACGAAAGATCCGAGTGGAAATAAAACCACTAAGCAACGGCGGAGCACCAATGAGCGCCAGCGTGGACGAACTCAGGGCGACCGTGGAAAATCTATCGTTATCGCCTGCACCGACG GGACGCAGAGGATCAAATAACGATTCAGATCATCATATGAAAAGGTCTCA TACACCATCGAGCGCCTCAACGCCGACTGGTAGTCATCCGTACGCGCCATTGCAAAGTCCTCCGCCACTGTCTTTGTCACCGACGCCTCAACCACAGCCGCCACAATCCGCACCACCTACACATCCTCACCCACGATTCCCTG ATGGAGATTTGTTTTCGGAAGTAGGAGACATCACTCCGGCCTTACCTCCCAAGCAATCCGCATCCTCCACTCCGACAGGATCCATCATCATTCCTAGACCTCCGTCCCGAAGAGGAGAAGGTCCTTCGCCAAGGGGTAGAATGTCACCGGCAACTATATCCAGAGCCGATAGCGTGGCTAGCTTAGAATTTCGTACAGCTGGTGTTGGTGTTGGCTCCTCCAGGGGCCCATCTCCGCTCACGATTGGACTCGCAGACACTATACCTTTAGCAGTTGCTTTCCATGAGATAGTACACTCTTATTTCAGAGGTACCGATGAAACACGGTGTCAGGTGAAACTCAGTGGAGATATGATGTTATCGTTTCCTGCTGGTATCGTCGCCGTGTTAGCGAATAATCCAAGCCCTGCGAAACTTACGTTTCGCGTGCGAAACAGTAACAgattggaaaaattgttccctAATAATCAGCTTGTCAGCAT GGATGCAACGCAGACAACTGTCGACAGTACAATTTTTGAATTCAATATGAGTGCCTTAACTACGTTGTTACGCAAACAGGCTGAACAAAACCCTTCAGCTTCGTATTTTAACGTCGACATACTCAAGTATCAAATCAAGTGCAAGGAGGGAGCAGGTTCATGCCCTTTCCAGCTGGTTGCCTATTGGAAGTGTGAAACGACTCATACCGATCTTAAG AttgattataaatataacagTCGTGCTATGGCTTCTCCGAGTCCACTGTTAAACCTTCATGTGGCTGCACCCATAGACGGGGGTTTCAAGTCACTGAATAGTAAACCTCAGGCACAGTGGTTACAAGACACGAATCGGGTACTGTGGAAGTTCACGGAACTGTCGCAGCACAGCGAAGGTAACGGCGTAGGCTCATTGAAAGCTCGGGTGGAACTTGCGCATGGGCCAGGAAACCAAGGAACCATATTCACACAGTTTAATTGCGAAGGGACCACATTATCTGGTGTTGAGTTCGAGCTTTTAGGCCCGGGATATAGATTAAGTTTAGTAAAGCGTAGATTCGTATCTG GAAAGTATATTTGTGATGGAGATTCTGACTCACGAAGTAGATACGCTGCTCCACCATCCAATGTGGATTGA
- the LOC117158554 gene encoding F-BAR domain only protein 2 isoform X6, whose protein sequence is MTVDFADYFWGEKNNGYDVLYHNMKHGAVASKELAEFLKERSTIEENNYKVLSKLAKQAGSSSSTQGTFAPVWAALRGAAEKLAGLHLQMAQRVTELIKDVSKYTDELHKKHKAVKEEESSTLEVVQSIQNITVTLHKAKDMRMQKGLELEKLRKDNASQKELEKAEIKFKKAQDDYKTLVDKYMGIRNDFQTKMTQTCRRFQYVEETHLKHMKEFLNIYADVLQSNHEQVGQVHIDFKRQCSDMTVDKLLEQFVQSKYTGFEKPGTFEYEEIITGLGEMTSHSQLESNVETPKETSKGANGETGVAGNIHSSKNDRGLKGEGCQVDEEKGTVQEKTNENLNERDRELSHAQATKASRRTTSLLNLFMSNSQDKQKQAGSGSAPATPQGNNLPPAVPPPSISRNPLRGSKWFLRSRREKRKEKKAKKKKDIVETSSNKEEKSDLEDKDDSRKSETPTPEVDEDGFCIRPKAEPWENEKGFYSSSDTDSEDERERKIRVEIKPLSNGGAPMSASVDELRATVENLSLSPAPTGRRGSNNDSDHHMKRSQSVSQQLGDGDLFSEVGDITPALPPKQSASSTPTGSIIIPRPPSRRGEGPSPRGRMSPATISRADSVASLEFRTAGVGVGSSRGPSPLTIGLADTIPLAVAFHEIVHSYFRGTDETRCQVKLSGDMMLSFPAGIVAVLANNPSPAKLTFRVRNSNRLEKLFPNNQLVSMDATQTTVDSTIFEFNMSALTTLLRKQAEQNPSASYFNVDILKYQIKCKEGAGSCPFQLVAYWKCETTHTDLKIDYKYNSRAMASPSPLLNLHVAAPIDGGFKSLNSKPQAQWLQDTNRVLWKFTELSQHSEGNGVGSLKARVELAHGPGNQGTIFTQFNCEGTTLSGVEFELLGPGYRLSLVKRRFVSGKYICDGDSDSRSRYAAPPSNVD, encoded by the exons ATGACTGTGGATTTCGCCGACTACTTTTGG GGCGAAAAGAATAATGGATATGACGTGTTATATCATAACATGAAGCATGGTGCAGTTGCAAGCAAGGAGTTGGCTGAGTTTCTGAAAGAACGATCAACcatagaagaaaataattataaggTTCTGAGTAAGCTAGCTAAACAAGCTGGCAGTAGCAGTAGTACACAAGGAACATTTGCACCTGTTTGGGCTGCCTTAAGAGGAGCAGCAGAAAAACTTGCTGGTTTGCACTTGCAAATGGCCCAAAGAGTGACTGAACTAATAAAAGATGTATCAAAATATACAGATGAATTACATAAGAAACACAAGGCT GTAAAAGAGGAAGAGTCATCTACCTTGGAAGTTGTGCAAAGTATACAGAATATTACTGTGACATTACATAAGGCAAAAGATATGCGTATGCAAAAGGGTCTTGAATTAGAAAAATTGCGGAAAGACAATGCCAGCCAAAAAGAATTAGAAAAAGCAGAAATTAAGTTTAAAAAAGCACAGGACGATTACAAAACTCTGGTTGATAAATATATGGGCATAAGAAATGATTTTCAAACCAAAATGACTCAAACATGCAGG CGATTCCAATATGTAGAGGAAACACACTTAAAGCATATGAAGGAGTTTTTAAACATCTATGCTGATGTTTTGCAGTCAAATCATGAACAAGTTGGTCAAGTTCATATTGATTTTAAACGGCAATGTTCAGACATGACAGTGGACAAATTATTAGAGCAATTTGTACAAAGCAAATATACAGGTTTTGAGAAACCAG GTACATTCGAATATGAAGAGATCATAACAGGTTTAGGAGAAATGACCAGTCATTCTCAGTTGGAAAGCAATGTTGAAACACCTAAGGAAACATCAAAAGGAGCTAATGGAGAAACAGGCGTTGCTGGTAACATTCACAGTTCAAAAAACGATCGGGGATTAAAAGGGGAGGGTTGTCAGGTGGATGAGGAAAAGGGGACGGTACAAgaaaaaacaaatgaaaatctGAATGAAAGAGACAGAGAATTGTCACATGCACAAGCCACCAAGGCTTCCCGGCGTACTACCTCGCTACTCAACCTGTTCATGTCCAACTCCCAGG ACAAACAGAAGCAAGCAGGGTCTGGTTCGGCACCTGCAACTCCTCAGGGGAACAACCTGCCTCCTGCTGTTCCACCTCCCAGCATCTCCAGGAACCCTCTCAGAGGATCTAAAT GGTTTCTTCGCAgcagaagagagaaaagaaaggaaaagaaggcgaaaaagaagaaggataTTGTGGAAACGAGCAGCAACAAAGAAGAAAAGTCTGACCT GGAGGATAAGGATGACAGTAGAAAGTCTGAAACACCGACACCGGAAGTAGATGAGGATGGTTTCTGTATTAGACCAAAAGCAGAGCCGTGGGAGAATGAGAAAGGATTTTATTCTAGCTCAGATACCGATTCCGAAGATGAGAGGGAACGAAAGATCCGAGTGGAAATAAAACCACTAAGCAACGGCGGAGCACCAATGAGCGCCAGCGTGGACGAACTCAGGGCGACCGTGGAAAATCTATCGTTATCGCCTGCACCGACG GGACGCAGAGGATCAAATAACGATTCAGATCATCATATGAAAAGGTCTCAGTCAGTGTCACAGCAATTAGGAG ATGGAGATTTGTTTTCGGAAGTAGGAGACATCACTCCGGCCTTACCTCCCAAGCAATCCGCATCCTCCACTCCGACAGGATCCATCATCATTCCTAGACCTCCGTCCCGAAGAGGAGAAGGTCCTTCGCCAAGGGGTAGAATGTCACCGGCAACTATATCCAGAGCCGATAGCGTGGCTAGCTTAGAATTTCGTACAGCTGGTGTTGGTGTTGGCTCCTCCAGGGGCCCATCTCCGCTCACGATTGGACTCGCAGACACTATACCTTTAGCAGTTGCTTTCCATGAGATAGTACACTCTTATTTCAGAGGTACCGATGAAACACGGTGTCAGGTGAAACTCAGTGGAGATATGATGTTATCGTTTCCTGCTGGTATCGTCGCCGTGTTAGCGAATAATCCAAGCCCTGCGAAACTTACGTTTCGCGTGCGAAACAGTAACAgattggaaaaattgttccctAATAATCAGCTTGTCAGCAT GGATGCAACGCAGACAACTGTCGACAGTACAATTTTTGAATTCAATATGAGTGCCTTAACTACGTTGTTACGCAAACAGGCTGAACAAAACCCTTCAGCTTCGTATTTTAACGTCGACATACTCAAGTATCAAATCAAGTGCAAGGAGGGAGCAGGTTCATGCCCTTTCCAGCTGGTTGCCTATTGGAAGTGTGAAACGACTCATACCGATCTTAAG AttgattataaatataacagTCGTGCTATGGCTTCTCCGAGTCCACTGTTAAACCTTCATGTGGCTGCACCCATAGACGGGGGTTTCAAGTCACTGAATAGTAAACCTCAGGCACAGTGGTTACAAGACACGAATCGGGTACTGTGGAAGTTCACGGAACTGTCGCAGCACAGCGAAGGTAACGGCGTAGGCTCATTGAAAGCTCGGGTGGAACTTGCGCATGGGCCAGGAAACCAAGGAACCATATTCACACAGTTTAATTGCGAAGGGACCACATTATCTGGTGTTGAGTTCGAGCTTTTAGGCCCGGGATATAGATTAAGTTTAGTAAAGCGTAGATTCGTATCTG GAAAGTATATTTGTGATGGAGATTCTGACTCACGAAGTAGATACGCTGCTCCACCATCCAATGTGGATTGA
- the LOC117158554 gene encoding F-BAR domain only protein 2 isoform X2: MTVDFADYFWGEKNNGYDVLYHNMKHGAVASKELAEFLKERSTIEENNYKVLSKLAKQAGSSSSTQGTFAPVWAALRGAAEKLAGLHLQMAQRVTELIKDVSKYTDELHKKHKAVKEEESSTLEVVQSIQNITVTLHKAKDMRMQKGLELEKLRKDNASQKELEKAEIKFKKAQDDYKTLVDKYMGIRNDFQTKMTQTCRRFQYVEETHLKHMKEFLNIYADVLQSNHEQVGQVHIDFKRQCSDMTVDKLLEQFVQSKYTGFEKPGTFEYEEIITGLGEMTSHSQLESNVETPKETSKGANGETGVAGNIHSSKNDRGLKGEGCQVDEEKGTVQEKTNENLNERDRELSHAQATKASRRTTSLLNLFMSNSQDKQKQAGSGSAPATPQGNNLPPAVPPPSISRNPLRGSKWFLRSRREKRKEKKAKKKKDIVETSSNKEEKEDKDDSRKSETPTPEVDEDGFCIRPKAEPWENEKGFYSSSDTDSEDERERKIRVEIKPLSNGGAPMSASVDELRATVENLSLSPAPTGRRGSNNDSDHHMKRSQSVSQQLGGKPSSDLLGLNLFNPSSTPSSASTPTGSHPYAPLQSPPPLSLSPTPQPQPPQSAPPTHPHPRFPDGDLFSEVGDITPALPPKQSASSTPTGSIIIPRPPSRRGEGPSPRGRMSPATISRADSVASLEFRTAGVGVGSSRGPSPLTIGLADTIPLAVAFHEIVHSYFRGTDETRCQVKLSGDMMLSFPAGIVAVLANNPSPAKLTFRVRNSNRLEKLFPNNQLVSMDATQTTVDSTIFEFNMSALTTLLRKQAEQNPSASYFNVDILKYQIKCKEGAGSCPFQLVAYWKCETTHTDLKIDYKYNSRAMASPSPLLNLHVAAPIDGGFKSLNSKPQAQWLQDTNRVLWKFTELSQHSEGNGVGSLKARVELAHGPGNQGTIFTQFNCEGTTLSGVEFELLGPGYRLSLVKRRFVSGKYICDGDSDSRSRYAAPPSNVD; this comes from the exons ATGACTGTGGATTTCGCCGACTACTTTTGG GGCGAAAAGAATAATGGATATGACGTGTTATATCATAACATGAAGCATGGTGCAGTTGCAAGCAAGGAGTTGGCTGAGTTTCTGAAAGAACGATCAACcatagaagaaaataattataaggTTCTGAGTAAGCTAGCTAAACAAGCTGGCAGTAGCAGTAGTACACAAGGAACATTTGCACCTGTTTGGGCTGCCTTAAGAGGAGCAGCAGAAAAACTTGCTGGTTTGCACTTGCAAATGGCCCAAAGAGTGACTGAACTAATAAAAGATGTATCAAAATATACAGATGAATTACATAAGAAACACAAGGCT GTAAAAGAGGAAGAGTCATCTACCTTGGAAGTTGTGCAAAGTATACAGAATATTACTGTGACATTACATAAGGCAAAAGATATGCGTATGCAAAAGGGTCTTGAATTAGAAAAATTGCGGAAAGACAATGCCAGCCAAAAAGAATTAGAAAAAGCAGAAATTAAGTTTAAAAAAGCACAGGACGATTACAAAACTCTGGTTGATAAATATATGGGCATAAGAAATGATTTTCAAACCAAAATGACTCAAACATGCAGG CGATTCCAATATGTAGAGGAAACACACTTAAAGCATATGAAGGAGTTTTTAAACATCTATGCTGATGTTTTGCAGTCAAATCATGAACAAGTTGGTCAAGTTCATATTGATTTTAAACGGCAATGTTCAGACATGACAGTGGACAAATTATTAGAGCAATTTGTACAAAGCAAATATACAGGTTTTGAGAAACCAG GTACATTCGAATATGAAGAGATCATAACAGGTTTAGGAGAAATGACCAGTCATTCTCAGTTGGAAAGCAATGTTGAAACACCTAAGGAAACATCAAAAGGAGCTAATGGAGAAACAGGCGTTGCTGGTAACATTCACAGTTCAAAAAACGATCGGGGATTAAAAGGGGAGGGTTGTCAGGTGGATGAGGAAAAGGGGACGGTACAAgaaaaaacaaatgaaaatctGAATGAAAGAGACAGAGAATTGTCACATGCACAAGCCACCAAGGCTTCCCGGCGTACTACCTCGCTACTCAACCTGTTCATGTCCAACTCCCAGG ACAAACAGAAGCAAGCAGGGTCTGGTTCGGCACCTGCAACTCCTCAGGGGAACAACCTGCCTCCTGCTGTTCCACCTCCCAGCATCTCCAGGAACCCTCTCAGAGGATCTAAAT GGTTTCTTCGCAgcagaagagagaaaagaaaggaaaagaaggcgaaaaagaagaaggataTTGTGGAAACGAGCAGCAACAAAGAAGAAAA GGAGGATAAGGATGACAGTAGAAAGTCTGAAACACCGACACCGGAAGTAGATGAGGATGGTTTCTGTATTAGACCAAAAGCAGAGCCGTGGGAGAATGAGAAAGGATTTTATTCTAGCTCAGATACCGATTCCGAAGATGAGAGGGAACGAAAGATCCGAGTGGAAATAAAACCACTAAGCAACGGCGGAGCACCAATGAGCGCCAGCGTGGACGAACTCAGGGCGACCGTGGAAAATCTATCGTTATCGCCTGCACCGACG GGACGCAGAGGATCAAATAACGATTCAGATCATCATATGAAAAGGTCTCAGTCAGTGTCACAGCAATTAGGAGGTAAGCCAAGCTCGGATTTACTTGGCCTAAACTTGTTCAATCCTAGCAGTACACCATCGAGCGCCTCAACGCCGACTGGTAGTCATCCGTACGCGCCATTGCAAAGTCCTCCGCCACTGTCTTTGTCACCGACGCCTCAACCACAGCCGCCACAATCCGCACCACCTACACATCCTCACCCACGATTCCCTG ATGGAGATTTGTTTTCGGAAGTAGGAGACATCACTCCGGCCTTACCTCCCAAGCAATCCGCATCCTCCACTCCGACAGGATCCATCATCATTCCTAGACCTCCGTCCCGAAGAGGAGAAGGTCCTTCGCCAAGGGGTAGAATGTCACCGGCAACTATATCCAGAGCCGATAGCGTGGCTAGCTTAGAATTTCGTACAGCTGGTGTTGGTGTTGGCTCCTCCAGGGGCCCATCTCCGCTCACGATTGGACTCGCAGACACTATACCTTTAGCAGTTGCTTTCCATGAGATAGTACACTCTTATTTCAGAGGTACCGATGAAACACGGTGTCAGGTGAAACTCAGTGGAGATATGATGTTATCGTTTCCTGCTGGTATCGTCGCCGTGTTAGCGAATAATCCAAGCCCTGCGAAACTTACGTTTCGCGTGCGAAACAGTAACAgattggaaaaattgttccctAATAATCAGCTTGTCAGCAT GGATGCAACGCAGACAACTGTCGACAGTACAATTTTTGAATTCAATATGAGTGCCTTAACTACGTTGTTACGCAAACAGGCTGAACAAAACCCTTCAGCTTCGTATTTTAACGTCGACATACTCAAGTATCAAATCAAGTGCAAGGAGGGAGCAGGTTCATGCCCTTTCCAGCTGGTTGCCTATTGGAAGTGTGAAACGACTCATACCGATCTTAAG AttgattataaatataacagTCGTGCTATGGCTTCTCCGAGTCCACTGTTAAACCTTCATGTGGCTGCACCCATAGACGGGGGTTTCAAGTCACTGAATAGTAAACCTCAGGCACAGTGGTTACAAGACACGAATCGGGTACTGTGGAAGTTCACGGAACTGTCGCAGCACAGCGAAGGTAACGGCGTAGGCTCATTGAAAGCTCGGGTGGAACTTGCGCATGGGCCAGGAAACCAAGGAACCATATTCACACAGTTTAATTGCGAAGGGACCACATTATCTGGTGTTGAGTTCGAGCTTTTAGGCCCGGGATATAGATTAAGTTTAGTAAAGCGTAGATTCGTATCTG GAAAGTATATTTGTGATGGAGATTCTGACTCACGAAGTAGATACGCTGCTCCACCATCCAATGTGGATTGA